A region of Nilaparvata lugens isolate BPH unplaced genomic scaffold, ASM1435652v1 scaffold3811, whole genome shotgun sequence DNA encodes the following proteins:
- the LOC111061092 gene encoding uncharacterized protein LOC111061092 has translation MESTREQYILPDTPPQQEPSFPSYWAVQAARKKKIPSTSAAPPAAAAAVASDPEDSPLKRRGVFVERRMSGDELIIPDTPPSSHLGWAPKRVPLTTITSNRQQGKRKLQFLEDEDETNFVPPKKHMSENTSMAPLLEEASARDDDDDEDFITLINKPTPKPWVPLRELAEDVPHGIIAVREETNHHGRRIILKINIASTKKISEVYLPQRFSSIISPAKVVKFNSNCKNLGIVVKHITATWSDIKIVKI, from the exons atggaGTCCACACGAGAGCAGTACATCCTTCCGGATACACCACCTCAACAAGAACCATCATTCCCATCTTACTGGGCAGTGCAAGCTGCGCGGAAGAAGAAGATTCCTTCTACCAGCGCTGCACcccctgctgctgctgctgctgtcgCATCTGACCCCGAGGACTCGCCCCTGAAGAGACGTGGAGTCTTCGTGGAGAGGAGGATGAGCGGCGATGAGCTCATTATACCAGACACACCACCATCATCTCATCTAGGATGGGCGCCGAAGCGAGTGCCGCTAACAACAATTACCAGCAACAGACAGCAGGGGAAGAGAAAACTGCAATTTCTCGAGGATGAGGACGAAACCAACTTCGTACCCCCAAag AAACATATGTCTGAGAACACCTCCATGGCTCCGCTACTGGAGGAGGCATCCGCacgggatgatgatgatgatgaggactTCATCACACTAATCAATAAACCAACACCAAAACCGTGGGTACCTCTCCGTGAGCTGGCGGAGGATGTTCCACATGGTATAATCGCAGTACGGGAGGAAACGAACCATCACGGTagaagaattattttaaaaattaatattgcatctacgaagaaaatctctgaggtatacctgcctcagagattttcttcaataatttcacctGCTAAAGTTGTAAAATTCAATTCTAActgtaaaaatttaggaataGTAGTGAAGCATATAACCGCTACATGGAGCGATATTaagattgttaaaatttaa